A stretch of the Lolium perenne isolate Kyuss_39 chromosome 3, Kyuss_2.0, whole genome shotgun sequence genome encodes the following:
- the LOC127343019 gene encoding avenin-3-like encodes MKIFLILALLGVVATMANATVQLDPRGQDQPFPQPQQPFPQPQQQFPQPQQPFPQPQQPFPQPQQPFPQPQQPFPQPQQPFPQQPFPQPQQPFPQPQQPFPQPWVQQQQRLFQQIMQQQLNQCQEFLVQQCKPVAKVPFLSWIFQQSRCQVMQQRCCQQLAQIPKQLRSPAIHSIVNAIIVRQQQQQPFQPQPQHVGQGFIQPQQLAQFQAMRMYALQTLPAMCNVEVPLYYSTEPFGSIGGF; translated from the coding sequence ATGAAGATCTTCCTCATCCTTGCCCTCCTTGGCGTGGTGGCGACCATGGCCAATGCCACTGTACAGCTTGATCCTAGAGGCCAAGATCAGCCATTTCCGCAACCACAACAACCATTcccacaaccacaacaacaatttCCACAACCTCAACAACCGTTTCCACAACCTCAACAACCGTTTCCGCAACCACAACAACCATTTCCGCAACCACAACAACCGTTTCCGCAACCACAACAACCATTTCCGCAACAACCGTTTCCGCAACCACAACAACCGTTtccacaaccccaacaaccgttcCCGCAACCATGGGTGCAGCAACAACAACGGCTTTTCCAGCAAATTATGCAACAACAGTTGAACCAGTGCCAAGAGTTCCTCGTGCAGCAGTGCAAACCAGTGGCGAAAGTGCCGTTCCTCTCGTGGATCTTTCAACAGAGCAGGTGCCAGGTGATGCAACAACGATGTTGCCAGCAGCTGGCGCAGATCCCCAAGCAGCTCCGGTCCCCCGCCATACATAGCATCGTGAACGCCATCATCGTgcggcagcaacaacaacaaccattcCAGCCTCAGCCACAACATGTGGGCCAGGGTTTCATCCAACCTCAGCAGCTAGCTCAGTTCCAGGCGATGAGGATGTATGCGCTGCAAACCCTGCCGGCAATGTGCAATGTGGAGGTCCCGTTGTACTATTCCACGGAACCATTCGGCAGCATCGGTGGCTTTTGA